A genomic window from Aquitalea aquatilis includes:
- a CDS encoding NUDIX hydrolase, whose product MRTLDDKKPDQRLPADLARRATAIIELPDGVLVTAARGGRYNLPGGKASRGELRSQALIREIREETGLRINSMLYLFDHITPHNAHKVYLCIAQGQPKPQGEIERIALVSSPDTDVDLFVEGRAILRRYARLRGEETAKGQALRAILGLARYIAKVD is encoded by the coding sequence ATGAGAACTTTGGACGACAAAAAACCGGATCAACGGCTGCCGGCTGATCTGGCAAGACGCGCTACCGCCATCATTGAGCTGCCGGATGGCGTTCTGGTCACGGCGGCACGCGGCGGTCGCTACAATCTGCCCGGTGGCAAGGCCAGTCGGGGCGAACTGCGCTCCCAGGCCCTGATTCGCGAAATCCGCGAAGAAACCGGCCTGCGCATCAACTCCATGCTTTACCTGTTTGACCACATCACCCCGCATAACGCCCACAAGGTTTACCTGTGCATTGCACAGGGCCAGCCCAAGCCGCAAGGGGAAATCGAACGGATCGCCCTGGTGTCCTCTCCGGATACCGATGTCGACCTGTTTGTCGAAGGCCGCGCCATCCTGCGGCGCTACGCACGCCTGCGCGGCGAGGAAACCGCCAAGGGTCAGGCACTGCGTGCCATCCTGGGGCTGGCGCGCTACATCGCCAAGGTAGACTGA
- a CDS encoding thioredoxin family protein has protein sequence MPASTPVWLTLDEFDFHHRLPALPGNTLVLFGQPGCSACRSWRQALSQWQPAALQQLAYVDVQQCMALAHQYDIFHLPTLLLFVDGHYHGQLHSPLQAQAINLALDTLLAAPAAEEP, from the coding sequence ATGCCAGCCAGCACACCCGTCTGGCTGACGCTGGACGAATTCGACTTTCATCACCGCCTGCCGGCACTGCCCGGCAATACGCTGGTCCTGTTCGGCCAGCCGGGCTGCTCTGCCTGTCGCAGCTGGCGGCAGGCATTGAGCCAATGGCAGCCGGCTGCGCTGCAGCAACTGGCCTATGTCGATGTGCAGCAATGCATGGCGCTGGCACACCAGTACGACATCTTCCACCTGCCCACCTTGCTGCTGTTTGTGGATGGCCACTACCACGGCCAGCTGCACAGCCCGCTGCAAGCACAAGCCATCAACCTCGCGCTGGACACGCTGCTGGCCGCCCCGGCCGCAGAAGAGCCCTGA
- a CDS encoding helix-turn-helix transcriptional regulator produces the protein MTEGMHIPLETAAELVASLGGADFPHRLWQWLHARIPLCHLSAARFNQHGADAVVQSVDWLFSRSEDGAQDSEPALLSYLEKHWRQDPLLSHITPLQDPQLVLIRHEDIAAQDYVDDVFRRHQISAECNLLGRAADGVYALALYRQRDQAPFALDELALLRRLVVLLLPLLVQHARLTVSLRRSQLPSLPHLFDKRLATAGIRLSPREQAMCHCLLQGMSAQGAAVQLGVKESSCKTYIDRAFLKLGVKSKAQLYGWCLACV, from the coding sequence ATGACCGAGGGGATGCACATACCGCTGGAGACCGCCGCAGAGCTGGTGGCCAGCTTGGGCGGGGCGGATTTTCCGCACCGGCTATGGCAATGGTTGCATGCGCGGATACCCCTGTGCCATCTGAGTGCGGCCCGCTTCAATCAGCACGGGGCGGATGCGGTGGTGCAGTCGGTGGACTGGCTGTTTTCCCGTAGCGAGGATGGCGCACAGGACAGCGAACCGGCACTGCTAAGCTATCTGGAAAAGCACTGGCGGCAGGACCCGCTGCTATCCCACATAACGCCCTTGCAGGATCCGCAGCTGGTGTTGATCCGGCATGAGGATATCGCGGCCCAGGATTATGTCGATGATGTGTTTCGCCGGCATCAGATCAGTGCCGAGTGCAATCTGCTGGGGCGGGCGGCTGATGGCGTGTATGCCCTGGCGCTATACCGGCAGCGCGATCAGGCGCCGTTTGCCCTGGATGAGCTGGCCTTGCTACGACGGCTGGTGGTCTTGCTGTTGCCGCTCTTGGTGCAGCATGCGCGCCTGACGGTATCGTTGCGTCGCTCCCAGCTGCCATCCTTGCCTCACCTGTTTGACAAGCGGCTGGCCACTGCCGGCATTCGCCTGTCGCCGCGCGAACAGGCAATGTGTCATTGCCTGCTGCAGGGCATGTCGGCGCAGGGCGCAGCAGTACAACTGGGCGTCAAGGAGTCCAGCTGCAAAACCTATATTGATCGTGCTTTTCTCAAGCTGGGGGTCAAAAGCAAGGCACAGCTGTATGGCTGGTGTCTGGCTTGTGTCTAG
- a CDS encoding polyamine ABC transporter substrate-binding protein, producing MSHAILPRALLIAACTLGAASASASETLNFFNWADYAGKNTVSGFERETGIKVRYDPFDSEETLQAKMLVGHSAYDVVVPSSGFLRNQLQAGLYQKLDKSRLPNWKNLDPQLMQKLESVDPGNQYAIPWTWGTTGLAINSKARQLLGPGAPLDSWAMLLNPQYLSRLQSCGVGMLDSPADIAAIALRYLHKDINKASSKDLQEAFELLKGIRPYITQFNSNSYVSDLALGDLCLAVGWSGDVQQARLQARSSKKPFQIDYIIPKEGSAIWFDVMAIPKDAPNLNAAYKWLNYIEKPDVHADISNSTFYLSANKPANALVKSEIRDDPVVNPDSATLQRLTAVQGLPPELMRQLNRLWANFKTGR from the coding sequence ATGTCGCACGCCATACTGCCACGCGCACTACTCATCGCCGCCTGCACCCTGGGTGCCGCCAGCGCCTCGGCAAGCGAAACACTCAATTTCTTCAACTGGGCAGATTATGCCGGCAAAAACACCGTCAGCGGTTTTGAACGGGAAACCGGCATCAAGGTACGCTACGACCCGTTCGACAGCGAGGAAACCCTGCAAGCAAAAATGCTGGTGGGGCATTCCGCCTACGATGTCGTCGTGCCGTCCTCCGGCTTTCTGCGCAATCAGCTGCAGGCCGGGCTGTACCAGAAGCTGGACAAGAGCCGTCTTCCCAACTGGAAAAACCTTGACCCGCAGTTGATGCAGAAACTGGAAAGCGTGGACCCGGGCAACCAGTATGCCATTCCCTGGACCTGGGGCACGACCGGCCTGGCCATCAACAGCAAGGCACGTCAGTTGCTGGGCCCGGGCGCACCACTGGACAGCTGGGCCATGCTGCTGAATCCGCAATACCTGTCACGGCTGCAAAGCTGTGGCGTGGGCATGCTGGACTCCCCGGCCGACATCGCCGCCATCGCCCTGCGCTATCTGCACAAGGACATCAACAAGGCCAGCAGCAAAGACCTGCAAGAGGCTTTCGAGCTGCTCAAGGGCATTCGCCCCTACATCACCCAGTTCAACAGCAACAGCTATGTCAGCGATCTGGCACTGGGCGACCTGTGCCTCGCGGTCGGCTGGTCCGGCGATGTGCAGCAAGCCAGGCTGCAAGCCCGCAGCAGCAAAAAGCCCTTCCAGATCGACTACATCATCCCCAAAGAAGGCTCGGCGATCTGGTTCGATGTCATGGCCATCCCCAAGGACGCACCCAACCTGAACGCCGCCTACAAGTGGCTCAATTACATCGAAAAGCCCGACGTACACGCCGACATCAGTAACAGCACCTTTTATCTGAGCGCCAACAAGCCGGCCAACGCCCTGGTCAAGAGCGAGATTCGTGACGACCCCGTGGTCAATCCGGATAGCGCCACACTGCAGCGGCTGACGGCAGTACAAGGCCTGCCGCCAGAACTGATGCGCCAGCTCAATCGCCTGTGGGCCAACTTCAAGACCGGCCGTTAA
- a CDS encoding DUF3138 family protein — MRTITTCWLGASLLGGLPLLAQADELDTLKASIETMQQQLQQLQQQLRQAPTAQPAAVADDSTTETRQQLSKMEMKLDKLSDAAENGPLANLSISGYLDPLYVFNRQQHRSGFSFVNHDAHYAYDNANLGDVYLDIKKSFGSGPMAAYAEVTIQPNRGSGVTTSWNASSANDSIINSAQLVVPLDQHWQVFAGQIPSFAGYEYATSPQTLTISHNLLYDFSEPAFFVGGGAQWISGAWLWKGMLGNEAGRTEAAQVGQRRNNIPSFSWRMDYQYTNNIDIGWSGLIGRGTAANYSSNAAAFQPVFYTELDISSSNLNDTVNAQLDYGSAGGSALNGDRAQWWGLSLLRHHRFNSAWLGKMGWTLRYDYLDNSKNGGGTPNLALGSSGNDGANGFGSDPACVAANGAASCSGAKRQDITAALLFYPSEQLQLKLEYRHDIASQPTFDNSNGGTSKHNDVLSAQAVYSF, encoded by the coding sequence ATGCGCACCATCACCACCTGCTGGCTGGGAGCCAGCCTGCTGGGCGGCCTGCCCTTGCTGGCACAAGCCGACGAGCTGGACACGCTGAAAGCCAGCATCGAAACCATGCAGCAGCAATTGCAGCAACTACAACAGCAACTGCGGCAGGCCCCAACAGCCCAGCCTGCAGCGGTAGCCGACGACTCCACCACCGAGACACGCCAGCAACTGAGCAAGATGGAAATGAAGCTGGACAAGCTGAGCGATGCCGCCGAAAACGGCCCACTGGCCAATCTGTCCATCAGCGGTTATCTGGACCCACTCTATGTATTCAATCGCCAGCAGCACCGTAGCGGCTTCAGCTTCGTCAACCACGACGCGCACTACGCCTATGACAACGCCAACCTGGGAGATGTCTATCTGGACATCAAGAAAAGCTTTGGCAGCGGCCCGATGGCCGCCTACGCCGAAGTCACCATCCAGCCCAATCGGGGCAGCGGCGTCACCACCTCATGGAATGCCAGCAGCGCCAACGACAGCATCATCAACAGCGCCCAGCTAGTTGTTCCGCTAGACCAGCACTGGCAGGTATTTGCCGGGCAGATTCCCTCCTTTGCCGGCTATGAATACGCCACCAGCCCGCAGACGCTGACCATCAGCCACAACCTGCTGTACGACTTCAGCGAACCAGCCTTCTTTGTCGGTGGCGGTGCGCAGTGGATTTCCGGCGCGTGGCTGTGGAAGGGCATGCTGGGCAATGAAGCCGGCCGCACCGAGGCCGCACAGGTCGGGCAGCGCCGCAACAACATCCCATCGTTCAGCTGGCGCATGGATTACCAGTACACCAATAACATCGACATCGGCTGGTCCGGCCTGATCGGCCGTGGCACCGCCGCCAATTACAGCAGCAATGCCGCAGCCTTCCAGCCGGTGTTCTACACCGAGCTGGATATCAGCAGCAGCAATCTCAACGACACCGTCAATGCCCAGCTCGATTACGGCAGTGCCGGCGGCAGCGCGCTCAATGGCGACCGTGCCCAATGGTGGGGCCTGTCCTTGCTGCGGCATCACCGCTTCAACTCTGCCTGGCTGGGCAAGATGGGCTGGACACTGCGCTACGACTATCTGGACAACAGCAAGAACGGTGGCGGCACCCCCAATCTGGCCTTGGGCAGTAGCGGCAATGATGGTGCCAACGGCTTCGGCAGCGACCCGGCCTGTGTCGCGGCCAACGGTGCGGCCAGCTGTAGCGGAGCGAAACGGCAGGACATTACCGCCGCCTTGCTGTTCTACCCCAGCGAGCAACTGCAACTGAAGCTGGAATACCGCCACGACATTGCCAGCCAGCCCACTTTTGATAACAGCAACGGCGGCACCAGCAAGCACAACGATGTGCTGAGCGCCCAGGCTGTCTACAGTTTCTAA
- a CDS encoding amidase, with protein MKQDLYYLSASDALRQFRNGSLSPVTLMHALLERASRQQHTINATTRILHDSAMHQAEQAAERYRLGTARPLEGIPVAVKEETDVAGWQNTVGSLAIDDYIPEHNHPIIDKLLQAGAILHLQTTNPEFCCLGQTWSRRWGVTRNPWNPRYTCSGSSGGSAAALAAGLAPLATGSDMAGSTRLPAAFQGLYGYKPPFGRLPSAAGEELFAFAAEGPLARHFDDLVLMQNILAGPHPDSYATLPYQPLPSQYADLTGWKIAWHPTLGSPALCPQVRHNLEQAVAGLRRRGAVVEQVDICWDMLEISQVLLEGIFGLFFSEYLQALPDTAYPQLSSYIQQLWRDFRGKPASVSRAAELAGRLHQDMQQKVWGQGYQAFLCPTSFTTELEADLDPTLQNSILVDGVALDSYLGWAATPPFNLLSRYPALSVPTGLAANGVPTGMQIIAPPFQDEVAFQVAYNHEQAARHGLYRQHFPPLID; from the coding sequence ATGAAACAAGATCTCTACTATCTGTCGGCCAGCGATGCCCTGCGCCAGTTCCGCAACGGCAGCCTGTCACCGGTCACCCTGATGCATGCCCTGCTGGAACGGGCAAGCCGGCAACAGCACACCATCAACGCCACCACCCGCATCCTGCACGACAGCGCCATGCACCAGGCCGAGCAAGCGGCCGAGCGTTACCGCCTGGGTACTGCGCGTCCGCTGGAGGGCATCCCGGTGGCGGTAAAAGAAGAAACCGATGTCGCCGGCTGGCAGAACACCGTAGGCTCGCTGGCCATCGACGACTATATTCCCGAGCACAACCACCCCATCATCGACAAGCTGCTACAAGCCGGAGCCATTCTGCATCTGCAGACCACCAATCCGGAATTCTGCTGCCTGGGCCAAACCTGGAGCCGGCGCTGGGGGGTAACGCGCAATCCGTGGAATCCACGCTACACCTGCTCCGGCTCCAGTGGTGGCAGCGCCGCCGCACTGGCCGCCGGCCTGGCCCCGCTGGCCACCGGCAGCGATATGGCTGGCTCCACCCGACTGCCCGCCGCCTTTCAGGGACTATATGGCTACAAACCGCCGTTTGGCCGGCTGCCCAGTGCCGCTGGCGAGGAGCTGTTTGCCTTTGCCGCAGAGGGGCCGCTGGCACGCCACTTCGATGATCTGGTGCTGATGCAGAACATTCTGGCCGGTCCGCACCCGGACAGCTATGCCACCCTGCCCTACCAGCCGCTACCCAGCCAGTATGCCGACCTGACGGGCTGGAAAATCGCCTGGCACCCCACGCTGGGCAGCCCGGCACTCTGCCCGCAGGTACGGCACAATCTGGAACAGGCCGTGGCCGGGCTACGCCGGCGTGGCGCGGTGGTGGAACAAGTCGACATCTGCTGGGACATGCTGGAAATTTCTCAAGTGCTGCTGGAAGGCATCTTCGGGCTGTTTTTCAGCGAATACCTGCAGGCGCTGCCAGACACCGCCTATCCGCAACTGAGCAGCTATATACAACAGCTGTGGCGCGATTTCCGTGGCAAGCCCGCCTCGGTATCCCGTGCGGCGGAACTGGCAGGCCGGCTGCATCAGGACATGCAGCAAAAGGTATGGGGCCAGGGCTATCAGGCCTTCCTCTGCCCAACCAGCTTCACCACCGAACTGGAGGCCGATCTGGACCCCACGCTGCAAAACAGCATCCTGGTAGACGGCGTGGCACTGGATAGCTATCTGGGCTGGGCGGCCACGCCACCATTCAATCTGCTCAGCCGCTACCCGGCGCTGTCCGTGCCGACCGGCCTGGCGGCAAACGGCGTGCCCACCGGCATGCAGATCATTGCGCCGCCATTCCAGGATGAGGTTGCCTTTCAGGTGGCATATAACCACGAACAGGCGGCCCGGCACGGCCTGTATCGCCAGCACTTCCCGCCGCTGATCGACTAG
- the purU gene encoding formyltetrahydrofolate deformylase translates to MSNTRQSATLLISAPDKKGLVAALANFLMTYNANIMHADQHQDASENLFLMRIQWELDGFTLPMEAFAAAFQPIAAEHNMTWKVSLSSRKPRMAIFVSKYEHCLVDLLHRWRIGELNCDIPLVIANHEDCRRLVEFNGIPFHVVPVTRDNKAEAEAEQFRLLEEAGVDFIVLARYMQVLSGEFVKRYPDRVINIHHSFLPAFDGAKPYHRAFARGVKLIGATSHYVTEDLDEGPIIEQEVTRISHRDDVEDLIQKGRDLEKVVLSRAVRWHVDDRILSYSNKTVVFD, encoded by the coding sequence ATGAGCAATACCCGACAATCGGCCACGCTGCTGATCAGCGCACCGGACAAGAAGGGCCTGGTAGCGGCCCTGGCCAATTTCCTGATGACCTATAACGCCAACATCATGCATGCCGACCAGCATCAGGATGCGAGCGAAAACCTGTTCCTGATGCGCATCCAGTGGGAGCTGGATGGCTTCACGCTGCCGATGGAGGCTTTTGCTGCAGCGTTTCAGCCGATTGCCGCCGAGCACAACATGACCTGGAAGGTGTCGCTGTCCAGCCGCAAGCCGCGCATGGCCATTTTTGTGTCCAAGTACGAGCACTGCCTGGTGGATCTGCTGCACCGCTGGCGCATTGGCGAGCTGAACTGCGATATCCCGCTGGTGATTGCCAATCATGAAGACTGCCGCCGCCTGGTGGAATTCAACGGCATTCCCTTCCATGTCGTTCCGGTGACGCGCGACAACAAGGCCGAGGCCGAGGCCGAGCAATTCCGCCTGCTGGAAGAGGCCGGTGTCGATTTCATCGTGCTGGCGCGTTATATGCAGGTGCTGTCCGGCGAATTCGTCAAACGCTATCCGGACCGTGTCATCAATATCCACCACAGCTTTTTGCCGGCATTCGATGGTGCCAAGCCTTATCACCGCGCCTTTGCCCGTGGCGTGAAGCTGATTGGTGCCACCAGTCACTATGTCACCGAGGATCTGGACGAAGGTCCGATCATCGAGCAGGAAGTCACGCGCATTTCGCATCGCGACGATGTGGAAGACCTGATCCAGAAAGGCCGCGATCTGGAAAAAGTGGTGTTGTCACGCGCCGTGCGCTGGCATGTGGACGACCGCATCCTGTCCTACTCCAACAAAACCGTCGTTTTCGACTGA
- the folD gene encoding bifunctional methylenetetrahydrofolate dehydrogenase/methenyltetrahydrofolate cyclohydrolase FolD, which translates to MAAQLIDGKAVAEQLIAKVGEGVQARVAAGKRAPALAVILVGSDPASSVYVGSKKRSCEKAGIRSVAYDLPAETSQQALLDIIDTLNADATVDGILVQLPLPKQIDPQAVIERIDPKKDVDGFHPYNMGRLAIKMPLLRPCTPRGVMTLLEEYGIDPKGKKAVIVGASNIVGRPQALEMLLARATVTVCHSATQDLAREVGEADIVVAAVGMPGFIKGEWIKPGAVVIDVGINRLDTGKLVGDVEFAAAAERASFITPVPGGVGPMTVATLLQNTLDSANLNA; encoded by the coding sequence ATGGCAGCGCAACTCATTGATGGTAAGGCAGTAGCAGAACAACTCATCGCCAAGGTTGGCGAAGGAGTGCAGGCCCGTGTGGCAGCAGGCAAGCGGGCACCGGCCCTGGCGGTGATTCTGGTGGGCAGCGATCCTGCTTCCAGCGTTTATGTAGGCAGCAAGAAGCGCTCCTGCGAAAAGGCCGGCATCCGTTCGGTGGCTTATGATCTGCCGGCTGAAACCAGCCAGCAGGCGCTGCTGGACATTATCGATACCCTGAATGCCGATGCCACGGTAGACGGCATCTTGGTGCAGCTGCCGCTGCCCAAGCAGATCGACCCGCAAGCGGTGATCGAGCGTATCGATCCGAAAAAGGATGTCGACGGCTTCCATCCCTATAATATGGGCCGTCTGGCCATCAAGATGCCGCTGCTGCGTCCCTGCACGCCGCGTGGCGTGATGACGCTGCTGGAAGAATATGGCATCGACCCCAAGGGCAAGAAGGCGGTGATTGTCGGCGCATCCAATATCGTAGGCCGCCCGCAGGCGCTGGAAATGCTGCTGGCTCGCGCGACGGTGACGGTGTGCCACAGTGCCACCCAGGATCTGGCGCGCGAAGTGGGCGAGGCGGACATCGTGGTGGCTGCCGTGGGCATGCCCGGCTTTATCAAGGGTGAATGGATCAAGCCGGGTGCGGTGGTGATCGATGTGGGCATCAATCGTCTGGACACCGGTAAGCTGGTAGGCGATGTGGAATTTGCTGCTGCAGCCGAACGCGCCAGCTTCATCACCCCGGTGCCGGGTGGCGTGGGTCCGATGACCGTGGCAACGCTGTTGCAGAATACGCTGGATTCGGCCAATCTGAACGCCTGA
- a CDS encoding GntR family transcriptional regulator, translating into MTTLQPIKRQTLTSAVTESLRQRLLSGEFVDGQQLRQEALSNEYGVSRVPVREALRQLEAEGLIQIIDHKGAIVSKLSLDDVLELLEIRAMLESSVLKASIPCQTSADITLAEQTLHEFEVALQKNDVRHWGELNSRFHLALYRAAKRPNTLALIEQLHNKTDRYTRMQILFTRTMERAHEEHTRLLELCKQGAAEEAAEFIRFHILSAGHALEHYLQGQQGH; encoded by the coding sequence ATGACTACCCTGCAGCCGATCAAGCGCCAGACGCTGACCAGTGCCGTAACCGAATCGCTTCGCCAGCGCCTTCTCTCGGGAGAATTCGTCGACGGCCAGCAATTGCGCCAGGAAGCGCTATCCAATGAATACGGCGTCAGCCGGGTGCCGGTGCGTGAAGCACTGCGCCAGCTGGAGGCCGAAGGGCTAATCCAGATCATCGACCACAAGGGTGCCATCGTCTCCAAGCTATCGCTGGATGATGTGCTGGAACTGCTGGAAATCCGCGCCATGCTGGAAAGCTCGGTGCTGAAGGCTTCCATTCCCTGTCAGACCTCGGCCGACATCACGCTGGCCGAACAGACCCTGCACGAATTCGAAGTGGCGCTGCAAAAAAACGATGTCCGCCACTGGGGCGAACTCAACTCGCGCTTTCACCTGGCGCTGTATCGTGCGGCCAAACGGCCCAACACCCTGGCCCTGATCGAACAGCTGCACAACAAGACCGATCGCTACACCCGCATGCAAATCCTGTTTACCCGCACCATGGAACGCGCCCACGAGGAGCACACCCGGCTGCTGGAATTGTGCAAGCAGGGCGCTGCCGAAGAGGCCGCCGAATTTATCCGCTTCCACATCCTGTCCGCAGGACATGCGCTGGAGCATTATCTGCAAGGCCAGCAAGGCCATTGA
- a CDS encoding LysR family transcriptional regulator: MKQAKTTWEQWQVLQSIVSEGGFAQAAAQLHRSQSSVSYMVARLQEQLGVELLSPQGRRMQLTPAGEVLLRDAQNVLAAALRLEDKARSLQQGWEAEVRLAVDSLFPTPALLPALGQFAAHCANTRLQMHEVVMSGADDALHGRQVELAVAGRVPQGFLGDWLLDAEFVACAAPHHPLHALGRPLEMDDLQQQVQVVLRDSGQRQPRDEGWLGAWQRWTVSQPETAIAAVEQGFAFGWLAWHRIADSVAAGRLKPLPLAHGALRKAGLYLVLADPPAAGPATLQLAACLRAEAERWRAQYQAYPGADGPK; this comes from the coding sequence ATGAAGCAGGCAAAAACCACCTGGGAGCAGTGGCAGGTATTGCAGAGCATTGTCAGTGAAGGCGGCTTCGCCCAGGCGGCCGCGCAGCTGCACCGCAGCCAGTCTTCGGTCAGCTATATGGTGGCACGGCTGCAGGAGCAACTGGGCGTGGAGCTGCTCAGCCCGCAGGGGCGGCGCATGCAGTTGACGCCAGCTGGCGAGGTGCTGCTGCGCGATGCGCAAAATGTGCTGGCGGCTGCCCTGCGGCTGGAGGACAAGGCGCGCTCCTTGCAGCAGGGGTGGGAAGCCGAAGTACGGCTGGCGGTGGACAGCCTGTTTCCCACGCCGGCACTGTTACCGGCGCTGGGGCAGTTTGCCGCGCATTGCGCCAATACCCGCTTGCAAATGCATGAGGTGGTGATGTCCGGTGCCGATGATGCCCTGCATGGCAGGCAGGTCGAGCTGGCCGTGGCGGGGCGGGTGCCGCAGGGATTTCTGGGCGACTGGCTGCTGGACGCCGAATTTGTTGCCTGTGCCGCGCCACATCATCCGCTGCATGCGCTTGGCCGGCCACTGGAGATGGACGATCTGCAACAGCAGGTGCAAGTGGTGTTGCGCGATTCCGGCCAGCGCCAACCGCGTGACGAGGGCTGGCTCGGGGCCTGGCAGCGCTGGACGGTATCGCAGCCGGAAACGGCCATTGCAGCAGTGGAGCAGGGCTTTGCCTTTGGCTGGCTGGCCTGGCACCGCATTGCCGATAGCGTGGCAGCGGGCCGGCTCAAGCCCTTGCCGCTGGCGCATGGTGCCTTGCGCAAGGCTGGTTTGTATCTGGTGTTGGCCGATCCACCGGCAGCCGGGCCGGCCACCTTGCAGCTGGCGGCCTGTCTGCGTGCCGAAGCCGAGCGCTGGCGCGCGCAGTATCAGGCTTATCCCGGCGCGGATGGCCCAAAGTAA
- a CDS encoding pirin family protein gives MSKQAISREVERLVNGMEVSDGAGVRLLRVLTHDLQRRLDPFLMLDEFRSDNPDDYIAGFPDHPHRGFETVTYMLDGRMRHRDSTGQEGLLGPGGVQWMTAGRGLVHSEIPEQQDGLMHGFQLWVNLPAKNKMIDPWYRDIPSAEIPERDTAAGSHLRLIAGEVDGQAAAIQRLDTEPLYLDVHLAGGQSEFFAIPAGHNAFLYVYQGEVQAGSHEQVVGQRQMAILANDGAASGIRVNSTQPSRFLLLAGKPLNEPIAQWGPFVMNTRAELEAAADDFRNGRF, from the coding sequence ATGAGCAAGCAAGCCATCAGCCGTGAAGTGGAACGCCTGGTAAACGGCATGGAAGTGTCAGACGGTGCCGGTGTACGCCTGCTGCGGGTGCTGACCCACGATCTGCAACGCCGGCTGGACCCCTTCCTGATGCTGGACGAATTCCGCTCGGACAATCCGGACGACTATATCGCCGGCTTCCCGGACCACCCGCATCGTGGCTTTGAAACCGTCACCTATATGCTGGATGGCCGCATGCGCCACCGCGACAGCACCGGCCAGGAAGGTCTGCTGGGGCCGGGCGGGGTGCAGTGGATGACCGCCGGTCGCGGCCTGGTGCACTCGGAAATCCCCGAGCAGCAAGACGGCCTGATGCACGGTTTCCAACTGTGGGTGAACCTGCCGGCAAAAAACAAGATGATAGACCCCTGGTATCGCGACATCCCCAGCGCCGAGATTCCGGAGCGCGACACCGCTGCCGGCAGCCATCTGCGGCTGATTGCCGGTGAAGTAGATGGCCAGGCTGCCGCCATCCAGCGCCTGGATACCGAACCGCTGTACCTGGACGTGCATCTGGCAGGTGGGCAAAGTGAATTTTTCGCCATCCCGGCCGGACACAATGCCTTCCTCTATGTGTATCAGGGCGAAGTGCAGGCTGGCAGTCATGAACAAGTGGTCGGCCAGCGCCAGATGGCGATTCTGGCCAATGACGGCGCAGCCAGCGGCATCCGGGTTAACAGCACACAGCCCTCCCGCTTCCTGCTACTGGCTGGCAAACCGCTGAACGAGCCGATTGCCCAGTGGGGGCCATTCGTGATGAATACCCGCGCAGAACTGGAAGCCGCTGCCGACGACTTCCGCAACGGTCGCTTTTAA
- a CDS encoding pirin family protein, giving the protein MTTWSARISAKTSDIGFPVRRLLPSGQARHIGPFIFLDHMGPAHFNLSERSNDVRPHPHIGLATLTYLFSGAMQHRDSLGSMQRIEPGAANLMVAGRGIVHSERIPDDIRSSGQAVEGLQLWLALPLDLEECEPAFMHYASTELPAWQQDGSQVQLVLGQAWGYRSPVAFPGEALYAVIEMAAGAELAIPEGFAERGIYLASGSISLGGESLAAGELGLLAAESREVSIRAEQASRLALLAGPTPDAHRILDWNFVSSRMERIRQARDDWQQGRFAAVPGETEFIPLPPRR; this is encoded by the coding sequence ATGACTACATGGAGCGCGCGCATCAGCGCCAAAACCAGTGATATCGGCTTTCCGGTACGCCGCCTGCTACCCAGCGGGCAGGCCCGCCACATCGGCCCCTTCATTTTTCTGGATCACATGGGGCCAGCCCACTTCAACCTGAGCGAGCGCAGCAATGACGTGCGGCCGCACCCACATATTGGCCTGGCCACCCTCACCTATCTGTTCAGCGGAGCCATGCAGCACCGTGACAGCCTGGGCAGCATGCAGCGCATCGAGCCGGGCGCAGCCAACCTGATGGTGGCTGGCCGTGGCATCGTGCATTCAGAGCGCATTCCGGACGACATCCGCAGCAGCGGCCAGGCGGTGGAAGGCCTGCAATTATGGCTGGCGTTGCCACTGGATCTGGAAGAGTGCGAACCGGCCTTCATGCACTATGCCAGCACAGAACTGCCAGCATGGCAGCAGGATGGCAGCCAGGTGCAGCTGGTATTGGGCCAGGCCTGGGGATACCGCTCGCCGGTCGCCTTTCCTGGTGAAGCGCTGTATGCCGTGATCGAGATGGCTGCCGGTGCCGAGCTGGCCATTCCCGAAGGCTTTGCCGAGCGCGGTATTTATCTTGCCAGTGGCAGCATCAGCCTGGGCGGCGAGTCGCTAGCCGCCGGCGAACTGGGACTGCTGGCAGCAGAGTCGCGCGAAGTCAGCATCCGCGCCGAACAAGCCAGCCGGCTGGCCTTGCTGGCCGGTCCCACACCGGATGCCCACCGCATTCTAGACTGGAACTTTGTCTCCAGCCGCATGGAGCGCATCCGCCAGGCAAGGGACGACTGGCAGCAGGGCCGCTTTGCCGCCGTTCCCGGAGAAACCGAGTTCATCCCCTTGCCGCCACGGCGCTGA